A region from the Medicago truncatula cultivar Jemalong A17 chromosome 6, MtrunA17r5.0-ANR, whole genome shotgun sequence genome encodes:
- the LOC11436249 gene encoding proline-rich receptor-like protein kinase PERK1, giving the protein MSTAPAPSSPPAGNATAPPPATPTAPPPATPSSPPPATPSSPPPATPSSPPPSTPANPPPVTPSAPPPSTPATPSSPPPSTTPSAPPPSTPSNSPPSPPTTPAISPPSGGGTTPSPPSRTPPSSDDSPSPPSSKTPPPPSPPSSSSISTGTVIGIAVGAVVVLVFFSICCICFRKKKRRRRDEEYYGQQNYQQPPPAQRPKVEPYGGPPQQWQNNAHPPSDHVVSKPPPPAPIPPRPPSHVAPPPPPPAFISSSGGSGSNYSGGELLPPPSPGIAFSSGKSTFTYEELARATDGFSDANLLGQGGFGYVHRGILPNGKEVAVKQLKAGSGQGEREFQAEVEIISRVHHKHLVSLVGYCSTGFQRLLVYEFVPNNTLEFHLHGKGRPTMDWSTRLRIALGSAKGLAYLHEDCHPKIIHRDIKAANILLDFKFEAKVADFGLAKIASDLNTHVSTRVMGTFGYLAPEYAASGKLTDKSDVFSYGVMLLELLTGRRPVDKDQTYMDDSLVEWARPLLMRALEEDNLDSLIDPRLQNDFDPNEMTRMVACAAACTRHSAKRRPKMSQVVRALEGDVSLADLNEGVRPGHSSVYNSHESSDYDTQQYKEDMIKFRKMALGTQEYAGSSEYSGATSEYGLNPSGSSSENQSRQTTREMGQTTREMEMRKMKNGQGFSGSS; this is encoded by the exons ATGTCGACTGCTCCTGCACCATCTTCGCCGCCGGCGGGTAACGCCACCGCACCACCACCAGCAACACCTACTGCACCACCACCTGCAACACCTTCATCACCACCACCTGCAACACCTTCATCACCACCTCCGGCAACACCTTCATCACCTCCGCCGTCAACTCCGGCGAATCCACCACCGGTCACCCCATCTGCTCCGCCTCCTTCTACCCCGGCAACACCTTCATCACCACCTCCGTCGACGACTCCATCAGCACCACCACCATCAACACCTTCAAATTCACCACCCTCGCCACCAACAACTCCGGCGATATCACCACCGTCCGGAGGAGGCACTACTCCGTCTCCACCTTCCCGGACTCCACCAAGCTCTGATGACAGTCCATCACCACCATCCTCCAAAACTCCGCCGCCACCTTCACCACCGTCTTCATCAAGTATATCAACAGGAACTGTCATCGGAATCGCCGTTGGAGCGGTGGTGGTTCTGGTGTTTTTCAGCATTTGTTGCATTTGCTttaggaagaagaagagaagaagacgTGATGAAGAATACTATGGTCAGCAGAATTATCAGCAACCACCACCAGCACAGAGACCCAAAG TTGAACCTTATGGTGGTCCACCACAACAATGGCAAAATAATGCTCACCCTCCTTCTGATCATGTAGTCTCAAAGCCACCGCCTCCTGCTCCAATTCCACCACGACCACCATCTCATGTTGCACCACCGCCGCCACCTCCCGCTTTCATCAGCAGCAGCGGTGGTTCCGGATCAAACTATTCTGGCGGCGAACTGCTTCCACCTCCTTCTCCAGGCATTGCATTTAGCTCCGGAAAAAGCACGTTTACATATGAGGAGTTGGCGCGTGCAACCGACGGTTTCTCTGATGCTAACCTCCTCGGTCAAGGTGGATTTGGATATGTGCATAGAGGTATTCTCCCTAATGGTAAAGAGGTTGCTGTTAAGCAGCTGAAAGCTGGTAGCGGACAAGGAGAACGCGAATTTCAAGCTGAAGTTGAGATTATTAGCCGTGTTCATCATAAACATCTTGTTTCTCTTGTTGGATACTGCAGCACTGGGTTTCAGAGACTTCTTGTTTACGAATTTGTTCCTAACAATACTCTGGAATTCCATTTACATG GAAAAGGAAGACCAACAATGGATTGGTCTACAAGACTGAGAATTGCTTTAGGATCTGCTAAAGGACTTGCATATCTTCATGAAGATT GTCATCCTAAGATCATTCACCGTGATATTAAAGCTGCTAACATACTTCTCGATTTTAAGTTTGAAGCAAAG GTTGCTGATTTTGGTCTTGCAAAGATTGCTTCTGATCTCAACACTCATGTTTCTACTCGAGTGATGGGGACTTTCGG GTATCTGGCTCCAGAATATGCTGCTAGTGGAAAACTTACCGATAAATCAGATGTTTTCTCTTATGGAGTCATGCTCCTTGAGTTATTAACTGGACGACGACCGGTTGATAAAGATCAGACTTACATGGATGATAGTTTGGTTGAGTGG GCTAGGCCTTTGCTCATGCGTGCTTTAGAAGAAGATAATTTAGATTCTCTGATTGATCCAAGGCTTCAGAATGATTTTGACCCTAATGAGATGACTCGTATGGTGGCATGCGCTGCAGCTTGCACACGTCACTCAGCAAAGCGTCGACCAAAGATGAGCCAG GTTGTGCGCGCTCTAGAAGGAGACGTGTCACTAGCAGATCTTAATGAAGGGGTTAGACCTGGACACAGCAGTGTCTACAATTCTCACGAGAGCTCCGATTACGATACTCAACAATACAAAGAAGACATgataaaattcagaaaaatgGCATTAGGAACTCAAGAGTATGCCGGAAGCAGCGAGTATAGTGGAGCTACTAGTGAATACGGTTTAAACCCGTCTGGCTCAAGCAGCGAAAACCAAAGCCGTCAGACAACAAGGGAAATGGGCCAGACAACAAGGGAAATGGAAATGAGAAAGATGAAGAATGGTCAAGGATTCAGTGGAAGTTCATGA
- the LOC11426104 gene encoding subtilisin-like protease SBT6.1 isoform X1, whose translation MATTTTTTTTIFSIFLLFLALFKTLTLKNPSISPPSPSSPPNYIIGFTQYKPSSHHLSYLQSNLQSKGWQWINRKNPASKYPTDFGVVSVEELGVIDEIKKLGLVKYVSLDMSYKRGLLNDKVGSFFDGGKKPGKIFTKMSFCEADEHGQEQDSVNLNGSVNLRRQLLIQRSQVTSMFGAEDLWTRGHTGAKVKMAIFDTGIRSDHPHFRNIKERTNWTNEDTLNDNLGHGTFVAGVVAGMDAECLGFAPDTEIYAFRVFTDAQVSYTSWFLDAFNYAIATDMDVLNLSIGGPDYLDLPFVEKIWEITANNIIMVSAIGNDGPLYGTLNNPADQSDVIGVGGIDYSDHIASFSSRGMSTWELPHGYGRVKPDVVAYGRDIMGSKISSGCKSLSGTSVASPVVAGVVCLLVSVIPESDRKNILNPASMKQALVEGAAKLAGPNMYEQGAGRVDLLESYEILKSYKPRASIFPSLLDYTDCPYSWPFCRQPLYAGAMPVIFNASILNGMGVIGYVESPPIWHPFEEVGNLLSIHFTYSEVIWPWTGYLAIYMQIKEEGAQFSGNIEGNVTLRVSSPPAQGENRPRISTCVLQLKLKVVPTPPRAKRILWDQFHNIKYPPGYIPRDSLDVRNDILDWHGDHLHTNFHIMFNMLRDADYYVETLGSPLTCFDARQYGTLLLVDLEEEYFPEEIEKLRDDVINTGLGLAVFAEWYNVDTMVKMRFFDDNTRSWWTPVTGGANNPALNDLLAPFGIAFGDKILSGDFSLFGEENRYASGTDIVRFPRGGYVHSFPFSDSSESGATQNVLLTSSTTKADSPILGLTVMGEGRIAVYGDSNCLDSSHMVTNCFTLLRKMLDFTSKNVRDPILFSNSNKQDAPLYEDDNQLPSRRTDVNFSSYSAVTGKELICKTDSRFEIWGTKGYSLQVRGRNRRLPGYPVIDLGNAFNSTFDASNVMRRKVTLRNKDDSLGNRYLGLFYGDEPDAPMLVGSHWLIPVAVAATGILLLSFWRIRQKRRRRRKGSSSTGRLTNL comes from the exons AtggccaccaccaccaccaccaccaccaccatcttcTCCATCTTCCTCCTCTTCCTGGCCCTAttcaaaaccctaaccctaaaaaACCCCTCAATTTCACCCCCTTCACCTTCATCTCCACCAAATTACATAATCGGATTCACCCAATACAAACCCTCAAGCCACCACCTTTCTTACCTTCAATCCAATCTCCAATCAAAAGGGTGGCAATGGATCAACCGTAAAAATCCAGCTTCAAAGTATCCAACAGATTTCGGCGTTGTTTCGGTTGAAGAAttgggggtaattgatgaaattaagaaattagggttggtTAAGTATGTGAGTTTGGATATGAGTTATAAGAGGGGTTTGTTGAATGATAAAGTTGGTTCCTTTTTTGATGGGGGTAAAAAGCCTGGGAAGATTTTTACAAAGATGTCTTTTTGTGAGGCTGATGAACATGGACAAGAACAAGATAGTGTGAATCTTAATGGTTCTGTTAACTTGAGGAGACAATtgttgattcag AGATCACAAGTTACTTCCATGTTTGGAGCGGAAGATCTTTGGACGAGAGGGCACACTGGTGCAAAGGTCAAAATGGCCATATTTGATACTGGCATTCGATCTGATCACCCACATTTCCGTAACATTAAG GAGCGTACAAATTGGACCAACGAGGATACGTTGAATGACAATCTAGGACACGGGACATTTGTTGCTGGTGTTGTTGCCGGTATGGATGCTGAGTGCCTTGGTTTTGCACCAGATACAGAGATTTATGCATTTCGCGTGTTTACTGATGCACAG GTGTCATATACCTCTTGGTTCCTTGATGCATTTAACTATGCAATTGCAACCGATATGGATGTGCTCAATTTGAGCATAGGTGGACCTGATTACTTGGATCTCCCATTTGTAGAAAAG ATATGGGAGATAACAGCCAATAATATAATCATGGTTTCTGCAATTGGAAACGATGGACCACTTTATGGAACTTTGAATAATCCAGCAGATCAAAGTGATGTGATTGGTGTTGGTGGTATTGACTATAGTGACCATATAGCTTCCTTTTCCTCGCGTGGCATGAGTACCTGGGAACTTCCTCATGG TTATGGTCGTGTGAAGCCAGACGTAGTTGCATATGGACGAGACATAATGGGATCAAAGATTAGTTCGGGTTGTAAAAGTTTATCAGGAACCAGTGTTGCAAGTCCTGTAGTTGCCGGTGTTGTATGTTTGCTTGTCAGTGTCATTCCAGAATCTGATCGCAAAAATATCTTAAACCCGGCAAGCATGAAACAAGCATTAGTCGAGGGTGCTGCAAAGCTTGCTGGACCTAACATGTACGAGCAGGGCGCTGGCAGAGTTGATCT GTTAGAATCATATGAGATTCTTAAGAGCTACAAACCTAGGGCCAGCATCTTTCCCAGTCTTCTTGATTACACGGATTGTCCTTATTCATGGCCCTTTTGCCGCCAGCCACTCTATGCAGGTGCCATGCCTGTCATCTTCAATGCCAGCATTTTAAATGGTATGGGTGTTATTGGCTATGTCGAAAGTCCACCAATATGGCATCCTTTCGAAGAAGTAGGGAATCTTCTAAGCATTCATTTTACGTATTCTGAAGTCATTTGGCCTTGGACTGGTTATTTGGCCATTTATATGCAAATCAAGGAAGAAGGTGCACAATTTTCTGGTAACATTGAAGGTAATGTGACTCTTAGGGTTTCAAGCCCTCCAGCTCAAGGAGAGAACCGCCCTCGAATTAGCacttgtgtgcttcaattgaaGTTAAAAGTCGTGCCAACACCGCCGCGAGCAAAACGAATTTTGTGGGATCAGTTTCACAATATTAAATACCCCCCAGGTTATATTCCTAGAGATTCCTTGGATGTTCGTAATGACATTCTTGACTGGCACGGGGATCATCTACAtacaaattttcatataatGTTCAACATGTTACGAGATGCTGATTACTATGTCGAAACACTCGGTTCTCCTCTTACATGCTTTGATGCTCGACAGTATGGAACACTTCTTTTGGTGGATCTTGAAGAAGAGTACTTTCCCGAGGAGATTGAAAAGTTGAGAGACGATGTTATAAATACTGGATTGGGATTAGCAGTCTTTGCTGAGTGGTACAATGTAGATACAATGGTAAAGATGAGATTCTTCGATGATAATACACGGAGTTGGTGGACCCCTGTCACTGGAGGTGCTAATAATCCTGCACTTAATGATCTTTTGGCTCCATTTGGAATTGCTTTTGGAGATAAGATTCTGAGCGGTGATTTTTCACTTTTCGGTGAGGAGAACAGATACGCATCTGGAACAGACATAGTGAGGTTTCCAAGGGGTGGTTATGTACATAGCTTTCCTTTCTCAGATAGTTCAGAAAGTGGAGCCACTCAGAATGTGTTGCTTACTTCTAGCACCACCAAG GCAGATTCTCCGATTCTTGGCCTTACAGTGATGGGTGAAGGTCGCATTGCCGTGTACGGTGACTCCAACTGTTTGGACAGCAGTCATATGGTGACAAACTGTTTTACGCTTTTGAGGAAAATGCTTGATTTTACTAGCAAGAATGTTAGAGATCCAATACTTTTCTCTAATTCAAATAAACAAGACGCTCCCTTGTATGAAGACGACAACCAGTTGCCATCTCGCAGAACTGATGTAAATTTCTCCTCATATTCAGCTGTTACAGGGAAGGAATTGATCTGCAAGACCGACTCAAGGTTCGAAATATGGGGAACCAAGGGTTACAGTTTGCAAGTCAGAGGAAGAAACAGAAGATTGCCTGGTTATCCTGTCATTGATCTGGGTAATGCTTTCAATTCAACATTTGATGCTTCCAATGTTATGCGTCGGAAGGTAACTTTGAGAAATAAGGATGATTCTCTTGGGAACAGATATTTGGGCTTGTTCTATGGAGACGAG CCTGATGCACCTATGCTGGTTGGTAGTCACTGGCTTATTCCTGTGGCTGTTGCAGCAACTG GTATTTTACTACTGAGTTTTTGGCGCATTCGGCAAAAGAGACGTCGAAGAAGGAAAGGATCATCAAGCACCGGTAGATTGACCAATTTATAG
- the LOC11426104 gene encoding subtilisin-like protease SBT6.1 isoform X2, with product MLSALVLHQIQRFMHFACLLMHSLLQVSYTSWFLDAFNYAIATDMDVLNLSIGGPDYLDLPFVEKIWEITANNIIMVSAIGNDGPLYGTLNNPADQSDVIGVGGIDYSDHIASFSSRGMSTWELPHGYGRVKPDVVAYGRDIMGSKISSGCKSLSGTSVASPVVAGVVCLLVSVIPESDRKNILNPASMKQALVEGAAKLAGPNMYEQGAGRVDLLESYEILKSYKPRASIFPSLLDYTDCPYSWPFCRQPLYAGAMPVIFNASILNGMGVIGYVESPPIWHPFEEVGNLLSIHFTYSEVIWPWTGYLAIYMQIKEEGAQFSGNIEGNVTLRVSSPPAQGENRPRISTCVLQLKLKVVPTPPRAKRILWDQFHNIKYPPGYIPRDSLDVRNDILDWHGDHLHTNFHIMFNMLRDADYYVETLGSPLTCFDARQYGTLLLVDLEEEYFPEEIEKLRDDVINTGLGLAVFAEWYNVDTMVKMRFFDDNTRSWWTPVTGGANNPALNDLLAPFGIAFGDKILSGDFSLFGEENRYASGTDIVRFPRGGYVHSFPFSDSSESGATQNVLLTSSTTKADSPILGLTVMGEGRIAVYGDSNCLDSSHMVTNCFTLLRKMLDFTSKNVRDPILFSNSNKQDAPLYEDDNQLPSRRTDVNFSSYSAVTGKELICKTDSRFEIWGTKGYSLQVRGRNRRLPGYPVIDLGNAFNSTFDASNVMRRKVTLRNKDDSLGNRYLGLFYGDEPDAPMLVGSHWLIPVAVAATGILLLSFWRIRQKRRRRRKGSSSTGRLTNL from the exons ATGCTGAGTGCCTTGGTTTTGCACCAGATACAGAGATTTATGCATTTCGCGTGTTTACTGATGCACAG CCTATTGCAGGTGTCATATACCTCTTGGTTCCTTGATGCATTTAACTATGCAATTGCAACCGATATGGATGTGCTCAATTTGAGCATAGGTGGACCTGATTACTTGGATCTCCCATTTGTAGAAAAG ATATGGGAGATAACAGCCAATAATATAATCATGGTTTCTGCAATTGGAAACGATGGACCACTTTATGGAACTTTGAATAATCCAGCAGATCAAAGTGATGTGATTGGTGTTGGTGGTATTGACTATAGTGACCATATAGCTTCCTTTTCCTCGCGTGGCATGAGTACCTGGGAACTTCCTCATGG TTATGGTCGTGTGAAGCCAGACGTAGTTGCATATGGACGAGACATAATGGGATCAAAGATTAGTTCGGGTTGTAAAAGTTTATCAGGAACCAGTGTTGCAAGTCCTGTAGTTGCCGGTGTTGTATGTTTGCTTGTCAGTGTCATTCCAGAATCTGATCGCAAAAATATCTTAAACCCGGCAAGCATGAAACAAGCATTAGTCGAGGGTGCTGCAAAGCTTGCTGGACCTAACATGTACGAGCAGGGCGCTGGCAGAGTTGATCT GTTAGAATCATATGAGATTCTTAAGAGCTACAAACCTAGGGCCAGCATCTTTCCCAGTCTTCTTGATTACACGGATTGTCCTTATTCATGGCCCTTTTGCCGCCAGCCACTCTATGCAGGTGCCATGCCTGTCATCTTCAATGCCAGCATTTTAAATGGTATGGGTGTTATTGGCTATGTCGAAAGTCCACCAATATGGCATCCTTTCGAAGAAGTAGGGAATCTTCTAAGCATTCATTTTACGTATTCTGAAGTCATTTGGCCTTGGACTGGTTATTTGGCCATTTATATGCAAATCAAGGAAGAAGGTGCACAATTTTCTGGTAACATTGAAGGTAATGTGACTCTTAGGGTTTCAAGCCCTCCAGCTCAAGGAGAGAACCGCCCTCGAATTAGCacttgtgtgcttcaattgaaGTTAAAAGTCGTGCCAACACCGCCGCGAGCAAAACGAATTTTGTGGGATCAGTTTCACAATATTAAATACCCCCCAGGTTATATTCCTAGAGATTCCTTGGATGTTCGTAATGACATTCTTGACTGGCACGGGGATCATCTACAtacaaattttcatataatGTTCAACATGTTACGAGATGCTGATTACTATGTCGAAACACTCGGTTCTCCTCTTACATGCTTTGATGCTCGACAGTATGGAACACTTCTTTTGGTGGATCTTGAAGAAGAGTACTTTCCCGAGGAGATTGAAAAGTTGAGAGACGATGTTATAAATACTGGATTGGGATTAGCAGTCTTTGCTGAGTGGTACAATGTAGATACAATGGTAAAGATGAGATTCTTCGATGATAATACACGGAGTTGGTGGACCCCTGTCACTGGAGGTGCTAATAATCCTGCACTTAATGATCTTTTGGCTCCATTTGGAATTGCTTTTGGAGATAAGATTCTGAGCGGTGATTTTTCACTTTTCGGTGAGGAGAACAGATACGCATCTGGAACAGACATAGTGAGGTTTCCAAGGGGTGGTTATGTACATAGCTTTCCTTTCTCAGATAGTTCAGAAAGTGGAGCCACTCAGAATGTGTTGCTTACTTCTAGCACCACCAAG GCAGATTCTCCGATTCTTGGCCTTACAGTGATGGGTGAAGGTCGCATTGCCGTGTACGGTGACTCCAACTGTTTGGACAGCAGTCATATGGTGACAAACTGTTTTACGCTTTTGAGGAAAATGCTTGATTTTACTAGCAAGAATGTTAGAGATCCAATACTTTTCTCTAATTCAAATAAACAAGACGCTCCCTTGTATGAAGACGACAACCAGTTGCCATCTCGCAGAACTGATGTAAATTTCTCCTCATATTCAGCTGTTACAGGGAAGGAATTGATCTGCAAGACCGACTCAAGGTTCGAAATATGGGGAACCAAGGGTTACAGTTTGCAAGTCAGAGGAAGAAACAGAAGATTGCCTGGTTATCCTGTCATTGATCTGGGTAATGCTTTCAATTCAACATTTGATGCTTCCAATGTTATGCGTCGGAAGGTAACTTTGAGAAATAAGGATGATTCTCTTGGGAACAGATATTTGGGCTTGTTCTATGGAGACGAG CCTGATGCACCTATGCTGGTTGGTAGTCACTGGCTTATTCCTGTGGCTGTTGCAGCAACTG GTATTTTACTACTGAGTTTTTGGCGCATTCGGCAAAAGAGACGTCGAAGAAGGAAAGGATCATCAAGCACCGGTAGATTGACCAATTTATAG